From the Daucus carota subsp. sativus chromosome 8, DH1 v3.0, whole genome shotgun sequence genome, one window contains:
- the LOC108199463 gene encoding gibberellin-regulated protein 9, with amino-acid sequence MKRLAFFLVALLLLQVFTEALQPADDLDSSEIYDSDIEASLRKGHYLHKKINCSYACARRCRKSSRKNVCHRACKTCCARCHCVPPGTYGNKSVCPCYAKLKTHHHQPKCP; translated from the exons ATGAAGCGTTTGGCCTTCTTCCTCGTCGCCTTACTTCTCCTGCAG GTTTTTACAGAAGCACTTCAGCCAGCTGATGACCTTGATTCCTCTGAA ATATATGACTCAGACATCGAAGCGTCTCTTCGCAAGGGACATTATCTGCATAAGAAAATCA ATTGCAGCTACGCGTGTGCAAGAAGATGCAGAAAGTCGTCGAGGAAGAATGTGTGTCATCGAGCATGCAAAACTTGTTGTGCCAGATGCCACTGTGTCCCTCCTGGCACTTATGGAAACAAAAGTGTCTGTCCCTGCTATGCCAAGCTCAAGACTCATCATCACCAGCCAAAGTGCCCTTAG
- the LOC108199462 gene encoding phosphopantothenate--cysteine ligase 2: MENKAATSEETAFDEIKSFFDSAPPLKDGDGIVKKLNGFLEKNSLPTRIGSKRVVCVTSGGTTVPLEQRCVRFIDNFSSGHRGSTSTEYFLKAGYSVIFLYRRGSYQPYCTTLPDDPLLECFEITNESDVQVHPSHSDAVKKAIGEHQAAVKGQNLLKLPYTTIFEYLQILQLIATSMKTLGPYAMYYLAAAVSDFYVPWESMAIHKIQSASGPLDMRLAQVPKMLLVLRNDWAPKAFFISFKLETDMDILLKKAGNALRKYKMHAVVANELLTRKEEVTVVTTDGNISVRRDKAKGVTDVERPLIELLVEKHSAHIEDSRNQQ; the protein is encoded by the exons ATGGAAAACAAAGCGGCAACTTCGGAAGAAACAGCTTTTGATGAGATCAAGTCCTTCTTTGACTCAGCTCCTCCCCTTaaagatggtgatggcattgtaaAAAAGCTGAATGGGTTTCTCGAGAAAAATTCTTTGCCAACAA GAATCGGAAGTAAGAGGGTTGTCTGTGTCACATCTGGTGGTACAACAGTTCCCTTGGAGCAACGTTGTGTTCGGTTTATTGATAACTTCAGTTCAGGCCATAGAGGATCAACATCCACGGA ATATTTTCTTAAGGCCGGATATTCCGTTATTTTTCTTTATCGGAG AGGAAGCTACCAACCCTATTGCACGACTCTTCCAGATGATCCATTGCTCGAGTGTTTTGAGATAACCAATGAATCAGATGTTCAAG TGCATCCTTCACATTCAGATGCAGTAAAGAAGGCTATTGGTGAGCACCAAGCG GCAGTCAAGGGGCAGAATTTGTTGAAACTTCCTTACACCACCATTTTCGAGTATCTTCAG ATTTTACAGTTGATTGCAACATCAATGAAGACTCTCGGTCCATATGCAATGTACTATCTTGCGGCTGCGGTATCCGACTTTTATGTTCCATGGGAGAGTATG GCAATACATAAAATCCAGTCCGCATCGGGCCCTCTGGATATGCGACTTGCTCAGGTGCCCAAGATGCTTCTGGTTCTGCGGAATGATTGGGCTCCAAAGGCATTCTTCATATCATTCAAG TTGGAGACAGATATGGATATCCTTTTAAAGAAAGCTGGCAATGCCCTTAGAAAGTATAAAATGCATGCGGTTGTAGCGAATGAGCTTTTAACACGCAAAGAGGAGGTTACTGTTGTTACCACTGATGGAAACATCTCAGTTCGTCGCGACAAGGCCAAGGGTGTAACCGATGTGGAGAGGCCACtaattgaacttcttgtagagAAGCACTCAGCTCACATTGAGGATTCCAGAAATCAACAATAA
- the LOC108199467 gene encoding uncharacterized protein LOC108199467 isoform X1, with the protein MYALKMCACDLFFDPNMGFGAGRVIILVSQGCYDIYWLHPCLLLTLERITFCLVYILVDDLYHRYNKPHQTDFVVAALHIRLSDVEFSGDDISSQIGVTCTSLSCRKWKLHSTTNTNNFPLVDEERKA; encoded by the exons ATGTATGCCCTAAAGATGTGCGCATGTGATCTATTCTTCGACCCAAATATGGGCTTTGGAGCTGGGCGTGTCATAATCCTG GTTTCCCAGGGATGCTACGACATTTACTGGCTCCACCCTTGCTTACTTTTAACTCTGGAACGCATCACTTTTTGTCT ggtctacatactcgtagatgacttgtatcatagatacaataaGCCGCATCAG ACAGATTTTGTAGTGGCTGCACTGCACATAAGGTTATCAGATGTGGAATTCTCTGGTGATGATATTTCAAGTCAGATTGGAGTGACTTGTACCTCGCTTTCATGTAGGAAATGGAAATTACATTCAACTACAAATACCAATAACTTTCCCTTAGTGGATGAAGAGAGGAAAGCATAG
- the LOC108197602 gene encoding tetrahydroberberine oxidase, which translates to MKFPVFSLLSVAFVLLVLPSSPAANSDNSPNDFVQCLIRSSSVNPISQVIYTSKNSTYTSVLQFSINNLRFDTPTTPKPMVIVKPVDESQIQTVIYCCKKHDIQMRIRGGGHDYEGLSYVAQVPFVLLDMINLRSVNVDPVAATAWVQAGATLGELYYQIAQKSSTLAFPGGIWSTVGVSGLTSGGGYGVLRRKYGLAADNVLDARLIDANGRILDRKSMGEDLFWAIRGGGASSFGVILSWKLKLVSVPKIVTVFQVERTLEQNATEILHRWQAVAPKLPKDVEMRVAANTIWKHLPNEASKTVQEDDSANVQDAKTVSVKFIGSFLGQPKGLLSIMNKNFPELGLVAQDCTEVSYIQSVLMFSLFSAEDSPSGMLNRTAYKIPFKAKSDFVDKPISRQGLDGLFRILLQAEPGRTNFLFTSFGGRMDEISASATPFPHRAGTLYMMYMRVRTDGDTSNAMKWIRGLYRYLTPHVTKSPRAAYVNYNDLDLGVNNLQGTTSYKQASEWGRNYFKNNFDRLVKVKSSVDPDNFFRHEQSIPPFS; encoded by the coding sequence ATGAAATTTCCAGTTTTTTCCCTCCTGTCAGTTGCTTTTGTTCTTCTAGTTTTACCCTCCTCTCCTGCAGCTAATTCCGATAATTCTCCCAATGATTTTGTTCAATGTCTAATCCGTTCGAGCTCAGTGAATCCTATATCCCAAGTTATTTACACCTCTAAAAATTCCACTTACACGTCGGTCTTGCAATTTTCAATCAATAACCTGAGGTTCGACACACCAACGACTCCTAAACCTATGGTCATTGTCAAGCCCGTGGATGAATCACAAATCCAGACTGTCATTTACTGTTGCAAGAAACATGACATTCAAATGAGGATTCGAGGCGGGGGACATGACTACGAAGGCCTCTCCTATGTAGCCCAAGTGCCGTTTGTGTTGCTTGATATGATTAATCTTCGGTCAGTTAATGTTGATCCTGTGGCTGCCACTGCTTGGGTTCAGGCCGGAGCAACACTCGGGGAATTATATTATCAGATTGCTCAGAAGAGCAGCACCCTTGCATTTCCAGGTGGAATTTGGTCAACCGTTGGGGTTAGTGGCCTCACAAGTGGAGGAGGGTATGGCGTTCTGAGACGCAAATATGGCCTAGCTGCTGACAATGTGCTTGATGCACGATTGATTGATGCCAATGGTAGAATTCTTGATAGGAAATCAATGGGAGAAGATTTGTTCTGGGCCATCAGAGGAGGCGGGGCTTCTAGTTTTGGTGTCATTCTTTCTTGGAAGCTCAAGCTAGTTTCTGTTCCCAAAATTGTTACTGTATTTCAAGTTGAAAGAACTTTAGAGCAGAATGCGACTGAAATCCTTCACCGGTGGCAAGCAGTTGCACCAAAGCTTCCCAAAGACGTTGAAATGAGAGTGGCAGCCAACACTATTTGGAAGCACTTGCCTAATGAAGCTTCCAAAACTGTACAAGAAGACGACTCTGCAAATGTCCAAGACGCTAAAACTGTAAGCGTGAAATTCATAGGGTCTTTCCTTGGGCAACCGAAGGGATTACTTTCTATAATGAACAAAAATTTCCCAGAGTTGGGTTTGGTGGCGCAGGATTGCACAGAAGTTAGTTATATCCAATCAGTGCTCATGTTCTCTCTTTTCTCAGCTGAAGATTCTCCATCTGGCATGTTGAATAGAACTGCATACAAAATCCCTTTTAAAGCAAAATCAGACTTTGTGGACAAGCCAATTTCAAGACAAGGCCTCGATGGTTTGTTCAGGATCCTTCTTCAAGCTGAGCCAGGAAGAACAAATTTCCTCTTCACTTCATTCGGGGGAAGAATGGATGAAATTTCTGCATCCGCAACTCCATTCCCTCACAGGGCCGGAACATTGTACATGATGTACATGAGAGTGCGGACTGATGGAGACACGTCGAATGCCATGAAGTGGATTAGAGGCTTGTACAGATACTTGACTCCCCATGTTACCAAGTCTCCGAGAGCTGCATATGTAAATTATAATGATCTAGACTTGGGAGTGAACAATCTACAAGGTACTACCAGCTACAAACAAGCAAGTGAATGGGGTCGAAACtacttcaaaaataattttgacaGACTGGTTAAAGTCAAGTCCAGTGTGGATCCAGATAACTTTTTTAGGCATGAGCAAAGTATTCCTCCCTTTTCTTAG
- the LOC108199958 gene encoding tetrahydroberberine oxidase, whose translation MKFPVFSLLSVAFVLLVLPSSPAANPDNSPNDFVQCLIRSSSANPISQVLYTSKNSTYKSVLQFSINNLRFDTPTTPKPMVIVKPVDESQIQTVIYCCKKHDIQMRIRGGGHDYEGLSYVAQVPFVLLDMINLRSVDVDPVAATAWVQAGATLGELYYQIAQKSSTLAFPGGIWSTVGVSGLTSGGGYGVLRRKYGLAADNVLDARLIDANGRILDRKSMGEDLFWAIRGGGASSFGVILSWKLKLVSVPKIVTVFQVERTLEQNATEILHRWQAVAPKLPKDVEMRVAANTIWKHLPNEASKTVQEDDSRNVQDTKTISVKFIGSFLGQPKGLLSIMNKNFPELGLVGQDCTEVSYIQSVLMFSLFSAEDSPSGLLNRTAYKIPFKAKSDFVDKPISRQGLDGLFRILLQAAPGRTNFLFTSFGGRMDEISESATPFPHRAGTLYLMYMRVRTDGDTSNAMKWIRGLYRYLTPHVTKSPRAAYVNYNDLDLGVNNLQGTTSYKQASEWGRNYFKNNFDRLVKVKSSVDPDNFFRHEQSIPPFS comes from the coding sequence ATGAAGTTTCCAGTTTTTTCCCTCCTGTCAGTTGCTTTTGTTCTTCTGGTTTTACCCTCCTCACCTGCAGCTAACCCCGATAATTCTCCCAATGATTTTGTTCAATGTCTAATCCGTTCGAGCTCAGCTAATCCTATATCCCAAGTTCTTTATACTTCCAAAAATTCTACTTATAAGTCGGTCTTGCAATTTTCCATCAATAACTTGAGGTTCGACACACCAACGACTCCTAAACCTATGGTCATTGTCAAGCCCGTGGACGAATCACAAATCCAAACTGTCATTTACTGTTGCAAGAAACATGACATTCAGATGAGGATTCGAGGCGGGGGACATGATTATGAAGGCCTCTCCTATGTAGCCCAAGTGCCGTTTGTGTTGCTTGATATGATTAATCTTCGGTCAGTTGATGTTGATCCTGTGGCTGCGACCGCTTGGGTTCAGGCCGGAGCAACACTCGGGGAATTATATTATCAGATTGCTCAGAAGAGCAGCACCCTTGCATTTCCAGGTGGAATTTGGTCAACCGTGGGTGTCAGTGGCCTCACAAGTGGAGGAGGGTATGGCGTTCTGAGACGCAAATATGGCCTAGCTGCTGACAACGTGCTTGATGCACGACTGATTGATGCCAACGGAAGAATTCTTGATAGAAAATCAATGGGAGAAGATCTGTTCTGGGCCATCAGAGGAGGCGGGGCTTCTAGTTTTGGTGTCATTCTTTCTTGGAAGCTCAAGCTAGTTTCTGTTCCAAAAATTGTTACTGTCTTTCAAGTTGAAAGAACTTTAGAGCAGAATGCGACTGAAATCCTTCACCGCTGGCAAGCAGTTGCACCAAAGCTTCCCAAAGACGTTGAAATGAGAGTGGCAGCCAACACTATTTGGAAGCACTTGCCTAATGAAGCTTCCAAAACTGTACAAGAAGACGACTCTAGAAATGTCCAAGACACTAAAACTATAAGCGTCAAATTCATAGGGTCTTTCCTTGGGCAACCGAAGGGATTACTTTCTATAATGAACAAAAATTTCCCAGAGTTGGGTTTGGTGGGGCAGGATTGCACAGAAGTTAGTTATATCCAATCAGTGCTCATGTTCTCTCTTTTCTCAGCTGAAGATTCTCCATCTGGCTTGTTGAACAGAACGGCATACAAAATCCCTTTCAAAGCAAAATCAGACTTTGTGGACAAGCCTATTTCAAGACAAGGCCTCGATGGTTTGTTCAGGATCCTTCTTCAAGCTGCGCCAGGAAGAACAAATTTCCTCTTCACTTCATTTGGGGGAAGAATGGATGAAATTTCAGAATCCGCAACTCCATTCCCTCACAGGGCCGGAACATTGTACCTGATGTACATGAGAGTGCGGACTGATGGAGACACGTCGAATGCCATGAAGTGGATTAGAGGCTTGTACAGATACTTGACTCCCCATGTTACCAAGTCTCCGAGAGCTGCATATGTAAATTATAATGATCTAGACTTGGGAGTGAACAATCTGCAAGGTACTACCAGCTACAAACAAGCAAGTGAATGGGGTCGAAACtacttcaaaaataattttgacaGACTGGTTAAAGTCAAGTCCAGTGTGGATCCAGATAACTTTTTTAGGCATGAGCAAAGTATTCCTCCCTTTTCTTAG
- the LOC108199467 gene encoding uncharacterized protein LOC108199467 isoform X2, giving the protein MLANTPQRIFRSEVSQGCYDIYWLHPCLLLTLERITFCLVYILVDDLYHRYNKPHQTDFVVAALHIRLSDVEFSGDDISSQIGVTCTSLSCRKWKLHSTTNTNNFPLVDEERKA; this is encoded by the exons ATGCTTGCTAATACTCCTCAGAGAATCTTCCGATCCGAG GTTTCCCAGGGATGCTACGACATTTACTGGCTCCACCCTTGCTTACTTTTAACTCTGGAACGCATCACTTTTTGTCT ggtctacatactcgtagatgacttgtatcatagatacaataaGCCGCATCAG ACAGATTTTGTAGTGGCTGCACTGCACATAAGGTTATCAGATGTGGAATTCTCTGGTGATGATATTTCAAGTCAGATTGGAGTGACTTGTACCTCGCTTTCATGTAGGAAATGGAAATTACATTCAACTACAAATACCAATAACTTTCCCTTAGTGGATGAAGAGAGGAAAGCATAG
- the LOC108198126 gene encoding LOW QUALITY PROTEIN: uncharacterized protein LOC108198126 (The sequence of the model RefSeq protein was modified relative to this genomic sequence to represent the inferred CDS: inserted 1 base in 1 codon), with protein DASKQALSTFNFSIEKEDKILGKAFGLVHSPYWGEDRNKEVPEYDVXNGILNYLRSLNLSDEDLTKLLKKFPEVLGCSLEDEIKNNAQVLEKQWGIKGKSLRNLLPRNPKVSGFNIDCKGDCMAQCPRCWVRF; from the exons GACGCAAGTAAGCAAGCTCTTTCTACATTTAATTTTAGTATCGAAAAGGAAGATAAAATACTGGGAAAAGCATTTGGGCTCGTCCATTCACCATATTGGGGTGAAGATCGCAATAAAGAGGTACCTGAATATGATG GTAATGGTATCTTAAATTATCTAAGGAGTTTAAATCTTTCGGACGAAGATCTTACGAAGCTACTCAAAAAGTTCCCTGAAGTTCTTGGATGTAGTCTTGAAGATGAGATAAAGAACAACGCGCAGGTCTTGGAGAAGCAATGGGGAATAAAAGGGAAGTCTTTACGGAATCTTCTACCACGAAATCCGAAAGTATCGGGTTTTAATATTGACTGTAAAGGAGATTGCATGGCACAATGCCCTCGGTGTTGGGTTCGATTCTAG
- the LOC108199959 gene encoding uncharacterized protein LOC108199959 encodes MEKIWSRRGGLLSLSSTAANLLFRSNLSTSTSTVTKAASAEATKPKRKKKNKKNLFEVAQFLPNWGIGYHLAKSHWNGVSYQITKLNLYKDGKHGKAWGIVHKDGLPPADAPKKISGVHKRCWKYIPNLPKTEEVTQKPETQVA; translated from the exons ATGGAGAAAATATGGAGCCGCCGTGGTGGGTTGTTGAGCTTATCATCCACAGCTGCCAATCTCTTGTTCAGGTCAAATCTGAGTACTTCCACTAGTACTGTAACTAAAGCTGCATCAGCGGAGGCTACCAAGccaaagaggaagaagaagaataagaaAAATCTGTTCGAGGTGGCTCAGTTTTTACCCAATTGGGGTATTGGTTATCATTTGGCTAAGTCTCATTGGAATGGCGTTTCTTATCAGATCACCAAGCTTAATCTTTATAAA GACGGAAAGCACGGGAAGGCCTGGGGAATTGTTCATAAGGATG GTTTGCCACCTGCAGATGCTCCAAAGAAAATAAGTGGGGTGCACAAGCGCTGCTGGAAATATATTCCAAACTTGCCTAAAACAGAAGAAGTCACCCAGAAACCTGAAACTCAAGTAGCTTGA